A region of Haliotis asinina isolate JCU_RB_2024 chromosome 9, JCU_Hal_asi_v2, whole genome shotgun sequence DNA encodes the following proteins:
- the LOC137297325 gene encoding cadherin-23-like, protein MNYATFDYETTTEYVLTVTVTDNGTPQLSVDVTVRISVTPVNEATPIFSETTYTVATIESSPIGYTVVQVTATDADVGALDGTVRFTITAGDSQGKFTIHESTGRITLAKPLDRETVDTYNLTVTAVDDAPGSGTERTAIAFVYVTVTDANDNYPVFNPSFYVGNVSEDASSLAVILTVTTKDDDLKGDVNSRVEYSVISGDAGNLFEFSNADLRLAAGKSLSYASSPTYDLVIQAADKGTPVRTTTATAIVNVLPTNQNIPIFTDPNQSISVDESVAVGTKVLTATATDADSAIFGKVSYAIISGNVPADSFVIDDVTGDILVWSKLDGDVGPGFYNLTLEATDGGNKSSTTWLYIVLKDVNDNYPQFTRNIYNVPVDENLPNGTSVADIVASDADSGTNGQIRYSITSGDGQTSFDIDTTTGEITTISTLNYEIKRIFSLVVMATDSGTPLPKSATTMVVISLNDLNDNSPVFTPSTLTVQVTENVGIGTTVVTMVASDADSDANSNNKFVYILINSLFSIDPDTGVVTTKGLIDRERKEQHVLTVTARDQNGVGRIGTATLTVNIVDENDNNPIVSGTYSKIVPEDTKVGTIIDTITATDADSGRNSELTFDITDGDPKNDFSIGVSSGILQLSKVLNREITPSYTLKITVTDNGDMPNDDVVIVSITVGDVNDNQPVFQNLLYNFSIAENVPLGSTVDYVTAVDDDTGVNGDVQYEFLIYWHGRTSDFAVDSVTGEITTAAGLDRETMDTYQIWLRASDKGTPSLYKNTNVTIIVTDLNDNDPQFDALSYSATIRDDLAVGTAILPMTVTDNDIGVNSATTLSIDSSTPEGAAADMVFMTNSVTGILSLKRNVYQDADRTYIFKVLAVDGGATPRTATATVTINVQNVNNNAPVMSPLFYNTEVAYSGVCDSSITTVTATDADGGLDGQIQYFLLQSTYTYLFSVDATSGVVSLASQASYNFRYVIEALAQDSGNPVRNATSPATIRIDTFDPNVVAVTFTLYMDSSTFEAEKVTFISEVQNLIRVTWPSAMFRVWCVESTGTTQLTGRRKLLQTLSPLTVHGYTVADSSTDSVSNITLGKTLLTSSETLKFLSTDPRGTPTSALSEGALAGLSIQSVRRYYDPVTPWAETWEGILILTVIGFVTLLLICTVIVASIYGCRKKKRPVSPQPKRVGTPQSITVVTPQNNIPDILYMDPPPVYTDDPAPVKPPRNLFLNRKFRSLDILNREFEGRAVDPASGRVYAYNTKTNTRQWLTNGEGGSVRVTHH, encoded by the exons ATGAACTATGCCA CGTTTGACTACGAGACGACGACCGAGTACGTCCTGACGGTGACCGTGACCGACAACGGAACCCCTCAACTCTCGGTAGATGTCACCGTGAGAATCTCGGTCACCCCTGTCAACGAAGCCACGCCCATCTTCAGCGAGACTACCTACACGGTAGCCACAATAGAGAGTTCGCCAATCGGGTACACGGTGGTGCAAGTGACGGCGACAGACGCCGACGTTGGGGCGTTAGACGGCACAGTGCGATTCACCATCACCGCCGGAGACAGCCAAGGGAAGTTCACAATACACGAATCAACAGGAAGAATCACTCTAGCCAAGCCGCTCGACAGAGAGACTGTGGACACCTATAACCTCACTGTCACTGCGGTAGACGACGCGCCGGGGTCTGGTACAGAACGTACTGCCATTGCTTTTGTGTATGTGACTGTTACCGATGCTAATGACAACTACCCAGTATTCAACCCATCATTCTATGTTGGAAATGTGTCGGAAGATGCTAGTTCTCTTGCGGTCATCCTCACTGTAACAACCAAAGATGATGATCTTAAGGGGGACGTTAACTCTAGAGTAGAATACAGTGTGATTTCTGGAGACGCTGGAAATTTATTCGAATTTTCCAATGCTGACTTACGTTTAGCGGCAGGCAAGAGTCTCAGTTACGCAAGTTCGCCGACCTACGACCTTGTGATTCAGGCCGCTGACAAAGGGACTCCGGTTCGCACCACAACAGCAACAGCCATTGTAAATGTCCTGCCAACTAACCAGAACATCCCAATATTCACAGATCCGAATCAGAGCATCTCTGTGGATGAATCCGTAGCTGTCGGTACAAAGGTCCTAACCGCTACTGCTACAGATGCGGATTCTGCGATTTTCGGTAAGGTATCCTATGCGATCATTAGCGGTAATGTGCCGGCAGATAGTTTTGttattgatgacgtcacaggagATATATTGGTCTGGTCGAAGCTTGATGGTGATGTCGGGCCTGGCTTCTACAACCTAACACTTGAGGCTACTGACGGGGGAAACAAGTCCTCCACAACATGGCTATACATCGTTCTCAAAGACGTCAACGACAACTACCCACAGTTTACCAGAAACATATACAACGTCCCGGTTGACGAGAATCTGCCAAATGGCACTTCAGTAGCAGATATTGTGGCCTCAGACGCCGACTCAGGAACAAATGGACAAATCAGATATTCAATCACTTCCGGCGACGGGCAGACGTCATTTGATATTGACACAACCACGGGTGAAATAACAACGATCTCCACACTAAATTATGAGATCAAAAGGATCTTTAGTCTCGTTGTCATGGCGACGGACAGTGGCACACCGTTACCAAAAAGTGCCACAACGATGGTTGTGATTTCTCTAAACGACCTGAACGACAACAGTCCAGTCTTCACACCGTCGACCCTCACTGTACAGGTAACGGAAAATGTTGGCATTGGGACAACTGTTGTTACCATGGTTGCGTCAGATGCTGATTCAGAtgccaacagcaacaacaagtTTGTCTACATCTTGATAAACTCTTTGTTTTCTATCGACCCAGACACGGGAGTCGTAACTACAAAAGGTCTCATCGACAGAGAAAGAAAAGAACA GCACGTCCTGACTGTGACAGCACGGGACCAGAATGGGGTTGGACGGATAGGTACTGCAACTTTAACTGTCAACATTGTAGACGAGAACGACAATAACCCCATTGTCAGCGGCACCTACTCAAAGATTGTTCCCGAAGACACCAAAGTGGGCACAATCATCGACACTATAACGGCAACCGACGCCGACAGCGGTCGAAACAGTGAACTGACTTTTGACATTACCGACGGTGACCCCAAAAATGACTTTTCTATCGGTGTTTCATCCGGCATTTTGCAACTTAGCAAAGTCTTGAACAGAGAAATAACTCCAAGCTACACTCTGAAAATCACCGTAACTGACAACGGAGACATGCCCAATGACGACGTCGTCATTGTTTCCATCACAGTTGGAGACGTCAACGATAATCAACCAGTTTTCCAGAACCTGCTCTACAATTTCAGCATTGCAGAAAATGTTCCTCTCGGCTCCACCGTAGACTACGTGACGGCGGTGGATGATGACACCGGCGTTAACGGGGACGTTCAGTATGAATTTCTTATATATTGGCACGGCAGAACATCAGATTTCGCCGTAGACAGTGTAACAGGGGAGATAACCACTGCTGCTGGTTTAGACCGAGAGACGATGGACACTTACCAGATTTGGTTGAGAGCGTCAGACAAAGGAACACCAAGCCTGTACAAAAACACCAACGTTACCATCATCGTCACTGACCTCAACGACAACGATCCTCAGTTTGACGCCCTGTCGTATTCGGCCACTATCAGAGACGATCTAGCAGTTGGAACAGCCATTCTTCCCATGACAGTCACAGACAACGATATCGGCGTCAACAGTGCCACAACGCTTTCCATCGATTCGTCAACACCAGAGGGCGCTGCAGCTGATATGGTCTTTATGACCAATTCAGTTACTGGAATTCTGTCTCTGAAACGAAATGTTTATCAAGACGCTGACAGAACGTACATATTCAAAGTTCTCGCTGTTGATGGGGGTGCAACACCCCGCACAGCAACAGCTACGGTGACAATCAACGTTCAAAATGTCAACAACAACGCCCCTGTAATGTCTCCTCTCTTCTACAACACAGAAGTGGCTTACAGCGGTGTCTGTGACAGCTCCATCACCACTGTGACGGCGACAGATGCAGACGGTGGACTAGATGGGCAGATCCAGTACTTCCTCCTACAGAGCACCTACACCTATCTGTTCTCCGTGGATGCGACCTCTG GTGTAGTCTCCCTTGCGTCTCAAGCTTCCTACAACTTCCGTTACGTCATAGAAGCCTTGGCACAAGACTCCGGCAACCCCGTCCGCAACGCGACGAGCCCCGCCACGATACGCATCGATACCTTTGACCCCAACGTTGTTGCAGTGACCTTCACTCTTTACATGGACAGTTCCACATTCGAAGCTGAGAAGGTCACCTTCATCTCCGAAGTCCAGAACTTGATAAGGGTCACTTGGCCGTCAGCCATGTTCCGGGTGTGGTGTGTGGAGTCTACGGGTACCACTCAGCTGACAGGAAGGAGAAAGTTGCTCCAGACGTTGAG CCCTCTGACCGTGCATGGTTACACTGTCGCGGACAGCTCTACCGACTCCGTCAGTAACATCACGCTGGGTAAGACGTTGTTGACGTCATCTGAGACACTGAAGTTCCTGTCCACCGACCCCCGAGGGACGCCGACGTCGGCCTTGAGTG AGGGCGCTCTAGCTGGGTTGAGCATCCAATCAGTGAGGCGCTACTATGACCCTGTGACCCCTTGGGCAGAGACGTGGGAGGGTATCCTCATTCTCACCGTCATCGGCTTCGTCACCTTACTACTCATCTGCACTGTCATCGTCGCCAGCATCTACGGATGCAGGAAAAAGAAAAG ACCGGTGAGCCCTCAGCCAAAGAGAGTCGGCACACCACAGTCTATAACAGTAGTCACACCACAAA ATAATATACCGGATATACTGTACATGGACCCACCTCCG GTATACACAGACGACCCTGCACCTGTCAAGCCCCCTCGCAATCTGTTCCTGAACAGAAAGTTCCGTTCTCTCGACATTTTGAACAGAGAGTTTGAAGGAAGAGCAGTTGACCCAG CTTCCGGGAGGGTGTACGCCTACAATACCAAAACCAACACGAGGCAGTGGCTGACCAATGGCGAGGGTGGCAGCGTCAGGGTCACTCACCACTGA